The stretch of DNA TCGACTACGCGGCCGGCGTCTACATGCTCACGTTCAAGAACCGCGTCATCTTCGTGGCCGACGCGACGGTCAACCAGGCCCCCGACGAGGAGGTCCTCGCGGAGGTCACCCGACAGACCGGCAAACTGGCCCGCCGGTTCAACATCGAACCGCGCGCCGCCTTGCTCTCGTACTCGAACTTCGGCAGCGTCGACAACGAAGGGACGCGGAAACCGCGCAGAGCGGCGTCGCTGCTGCAGGACGACCCCGAAGTCGACTTCCCCGTCGACGGCGAGATGCAGGCCGACACCGCCGTCGTCGAGGACATCCTCCAGGGAACCTACGGCTTCTCCGACCTCGAGGAGCCCGCGAACGTGCTGGTCTTCCCCAACCTCGAGTCGGGGAACATCGGTTACAAACTGCTCCAGCGGCTCGGCGGGGCCGACGCCATCGGACCGATGCTGGTCGGGATGGACGAGCCGGTCCACGTCCTCCAGCGCGGCGACGAGGTCAAGGACATCGTGAACCTGGCCGGCGTCGCGGTCGTCGACGCCCAGCAGGAGTAAACGCGTGACCGAGCGCGCTGCAGGCCCGCGGGACGCCGACGGCGATCCGGATTCGCGGTCTGTCGACGCCGCTGCGGAGTCGACGCCGACCGACGCCGGTCGGCCCGTCCGCGAACGCAGCGGTGCTCGAGTCACCAGGCGACAGCTTCTCCGTACCGCGGGAACCGCCGGGATCGTCGGGCTCGCCGGCTGTGCGGGCCGCCAGTACCGAACGCCGCCGGACTGCTCGTCCGTCGCTGCCGCCGCGGGCGGAGACGGGTACGAGCCGCTTCCGGCGGACGACGGGATCTCGATGTTCCGGCGCGGGTTGCGCCGGTACGGCTACTACCCCGAGGAAACCGTTCCCTCGGCGGTTCGCGTCGACTGGTCGTTCCCGACCAACCGCATCGGTCACACCGCGGCCAAGTCGACGCCGCGGCCGACGCCGGACGGGGAGACGATCCTCGTCGCGAGCGACACCGGCCGGATCGACGCCGTCGCGCCGACCGGCGAGCGACGCTGGCGCATCGACACGGGCGCGTCCCGAAGCCTCGGGTTCCACGGGACGCCGGCGATCGTCGACGGTACCGCCTACATCGGCGGCTACGACGGCGACTGCTACGCCATCGATATCGCCTCCGGCGACGTGATCTGGCGGACGTCGGCACGCGAATTCGGTGGCGCGATCGCGATCGGCTCGAGCCCCGCCTACATCGACGGGACGCTCTACCTGCTCGCCGAGTACAGCGACCCCGCCAGCGGTGCGCTCTGGGAGCTCGACGCGGCGACCGGGAATCCGACGTGGAGCGACGATCGCCTCTGGGGGATGCCCCATCCGTCGCCCGCGATCGACTGTCGGGCCGGCCGGCTCGTGACCGGTTCGAACGACGGCGTCGTCTACTGCTGGGAGTTTCCCTCCCTCGAGTTCGCCTGGTCGTTTCAGGCGGGCGGCGAGGGCGGCCCCAACGGCGAGGCCATGGCCGACGGTCGGTTCCACCTCGGCGCACAGATCAAGGGCACGATCCCGATCTACGACGGGGCGGCGTTCGTCGGCTCCTGGGACGGCCGCTTCTACCGGCTCGACATCGCGGACGGCAGCGAGGAGTGGTCGTTCGAGACCGGTCGCGTCATCATGTCGAACCCGGCGATCGATCCCGACCGGGGGGTCGTCTACGTCGGCAGCGACGACAGCTTCGTCTACGCCCTCGACGCCGGCACGGGTGACGAACTGTGGTCGGCAGACGTCGGTGGTCGCGTCATCGGCTCGATAACCGCGACGGCCGAAACGATCCTCGTCGGCTCCTACGACACGCACCTGTACGCCCTCGACAGGGCGACCGGCGAGCGCCGCTGGCGGGTCGAAAACCGCGGACACGTCACCAGCGGCGCGATCCCGCGCGGCGACCGGATCTACTACGCCGAGCGAGGCCGCTTTTCGAACTACGACGACGACGAGGCGGAGACCGTGCTCGAGGAGCCCGGCCAGGCGTACTGTCTGGTACCCGACGAGTAACCGATCCCGCCCGCCTCGCTTTCGGCTCCGTCGGTGGTCGCGAGCGGGCCGTCTCGTTGCATATAAATATGCGCCGGGACTGGATGAGAGTATGCAAGACCAGGGACGCTCGACGCGCAAGCGAACCGGTGGCCGACTGAAGAACGTTCGAAAGCGCCGCAAAGACGAGCTCGGCCGACTCCCGACCGAGACGGAGGTCGGCGAGCCGCGGTTCCGAACCGTCGACGCTCGCGGAAACGAGACGAAGACGCGAGCGCTCTCGACGGACGTCGCGAGCGTCAACAAGGGCGGCGAAACGGTCTCCGCCGAGATCGAAGACGTCGTCGAGAACGACGCCAACCCGAACTACATCCGTCGGAACATCATCACGAAGGGTGCCGTCATCGACACGAGCGAGGGGCGCGCCCGCGTCACCTCCCGTCCCGGTCAGACCGGGCAGGTCAACGCCGTTCTCCTCGACTAACGCGACCGCCGTTTCTGTTCGTCGCGACTCGTGCAGCGCCGTTCGGTAGCGTGCAGTGTCCCTTCCGGGCCGTCACCGCCGATCCGCAACCGATCACACGTCACCGATTTCGGGGTTCCAGGCCGGCGTGATCGGCGCTTCTAACCGCTCTCTGTCCGACTCGGAGAGATCGATCTCGAGCGCGCCCGCGTCGTCTTCGAGGTGATCGATCGTCCGCGGGCCGACGATAGGCGCGTCGACGATGTCCGTGTGGAGCAACCAGGCGAGCGACACCTGTGCCGGCGTCGCGTCGCGGGCGGCGGCGATCTCGCGAACCCGCTCGAGGACGGTCCAGTTCTCCTCGGTGAACCGCTTCTGCATGAACTCGTCCGTCGCGGCCCGGCCCGAGTCGTGGCCGCCGTCCCGCTCGTACTTGCCCGTCAGGAAGCCGCCGGCCAGCGGCGACCAGGGGATGACGCCGATCCCCTGATCGGCACAGAGGGGCAGTACGTTCGCCTCCTCGTGGCGGTCGACGAGGTTGTACTCGCACTGCATCGAGACGAAGCGCTCGTAGTTGTCGACGTCGGCCGCGGACAGCGCCTTCATGAACTTCCAGGCCGGCATCGTGCTCGCGCCGACGTACCGGACGTCGCCCGCCTCCACGAGGGAGTCGAGCGCCGAGAGCGTCTCCTCGATCGGCGTCTCGTCGTCCCAGCGGTGGATCTGATAGAGGTCGATGTAGTCGGTTCCCAGCCGCTCGAGGCTCGCCTCGGCTTGATCGAGGACGTGTTTCCGGGAGAGTCCCCGTCCGTTCGGCCCCTCGTGCATCGGGCCGAACACCTTCGTCGCGACGACGAGTTCGGACCGGTCGCGGTCCGCAGCGGCGAGGGCGTCGCCGAGGATCGCCTCGCTCTCGCCGCGCGAGTAGACGTTCGCCGTGTCGAAGAAGGTGATGCCGAGTTCGAGCGCGCGGTCGATCACCGCGCGGGACTGCTCGCGGTCGTGGATCATCCACGGCTGGCCGGTCCCGAAGTTCATACAGCCGAGACAGAGACGGGAGACCTCCAGTCCCGTGGTCCCGAGGTTCGTGTACTCCATGGGTCGACT from Natrinema salaciae encodes:
- a CDS encoding outer membrane protein assembly factor BamB family protein; amino-acid sequence: MTERAAGPRDADGDPDSRSVDAAAESTPTDAGRPVRERSGARVTRRQLLRTAGTAGIVGLAGCAGRQYRTPPDCSSVAAAAGGDGYEPLPADDGISMFRRGLRRYGYYPEETVPSAVRVDWSFPTNRIGHTAAKSTPRPTPDGETILVASDTGRIDAVAPTGERRWRIDTGASRSLGFHGTPAIVDGTAYIGGYDGDCYAIDIASGDVIWRTSAREFGGAIAIGSSPAYIDGTLYLLAEYSDPASGALWELDAATGNPTWSDDRLWGMPHPSPAIDCRAGRLVTGSNDGVVYCWEFPSLEFAWSFQAGGEGGPNGEAMADGRFHLGAQIKGTIPIYDGAAFVGSWDGRFYRLDIADGSEEWSFETGRVIMSNPAIDPDRGVVYVGSDDSFVYALDAGTGDELWSADVGGRVIGSITATAETILVGSYDTHLYALDRATGERRWRVENRGHVTSGAIPRGDRIYYAERGRFSNYDDDEAETVLEEPGQAYCLVPDE
- a CDS encoding 30S ribosomal protein S8e gives rise to the protein MQDQGRSTRKRTGGRLKNVRKRRKDELGRLPTETEVGEPRFRTVDARGNETKTRALSTDVASVNKGGETVSAEIEDVVENDANPNYIRRNIITKGAVIDTSEGRARVTSRPGQTGQVNAVLLD
- a CDS encoding aldo/keto reductase encodes the protein MEYTNLGTTGLEVSRLCLGCMNFGTGQPWMIHDREQSRAVIDRALELGITFFDTANVYSRGESEAILGDALAAADRDRSELVVATKVFGPMHEGPNGRGLSRKHVLDQAEASLERLGTDYIDLYQIHRWDDETPIEETLSALDSLVEAGDVRYVGASTMPAWKFMKALSAADVDNYERFVSMQCEYNLVDRHEEANVLPLCADQGIGVIPWSPLAGGFLTGKYERDGGHDSGRAATDEFMQKRFTEENWTVLERVREIAAARDATPAQVSLAWLLHTDIVDAPIVGPRTIDHLEDDAGALEIDLSESDRERLEAPITPAWNPEIGDV